In the genome of Nonlabens sp. MB-3u-79, one region contains:
- the truB gene encoding tRNA pseudouridine(55) synthase TruB, with amino-acid sequence MQDQENPYLKGQVLLIDKPLEWSSFQVVNKLRWLIRKEYKIKKIKVGHAGTLDPLASGLLIICTGKETKNISTYQAQEKEYTGTITLGGTTPSYDLETEIDQTFSLDQLTEELIKETTAQFTGEIQQKPPIFSAIKKDGKRLYELARAGETTEIEARTVTVNEFEITRIELPEVDFRISCSKGTYIRSIAHDFGAALNNGGHLSSLRRTAIGNYRVENAMSIESFEKLVKADAQE; translated from the coding sequence ATGCAAGATCAAGAAAACCCCTACCTAAAAGGTCAAGTACTACTTATAGATAAACCCTTAGAATGGTCTTCTTTTCAAGTAGTCAATAAGTTACGCTGGCTGATCAGAAAAGAATATAAAATTAAAAAAATTAAAGTAGGGCATGCAGGGACATTAGACCCACTTGCAAGTGGTTTGTTAATTATATGTACCGGTAAAGAGACCAAAAATATAAGCACCTATCAAGCTCAAGAAAAAGAATACACAGGCACAATTACTTTGGGTGGCACCACGCCTAGTTATGATTTAGAAACTGAAATAGATCAAACTTTTTCATTAGACCAGCTCACAGAGGAATTGATAAAAGAAACAACAGCACAGTTCACAGGAGAAATACAGCAAAAACCGCCTATTTTCTCCGCTATTAAAAAAGATGGGAAACGACTGTATGAACTAGCCCGCGCTGGAGAAACTACAGAGATCGAAGCAAGAACAGTGACTGTAAACGAATTTGAAATTACTAGAATCGAACTTCCAGAAGTAGATTTTAGAATTTCTTGTAGCAAAGGAACTTACATCAGATCCATTGCACACGATTTTGGTGCTGCACTAAATAATGGTGGTCACCTATCTTCCTTAAGAAGAACCGCTATAGGAAATTATCGTGTGGAAAACGCAATGAGTATTGAGAGTTTTGAAAAGTTAGTGAAAGCAGATGCACAAGAATAA
- a CDS encoding ABC transporter ATP-binding protein, which translates to MLQLIDISFAFAKAETLKNISLKMKQGAHVAVIGESGCGKSTLLDIVYGLLQAQKGVVKWNDEELEGADHHLVPGHSMMKYVPQEFDLMPFTSVFENVGEHLSIQIDDRVSRIDELLDVVDMSSFKNRKVKTLSGGQKQRVAIAKALAQEPQLLLLDEPFSHIDNFRKNELRRKLFDYLTHNNISCLVATHDRDDVLSFCHQTIIMKEGQIIDFRATAEVYGSPLSTYTAALFDEVNAIPKNWLDTKEDLILYPHQLKVSKTGFSVEVQQSFFQGADYLITAQKDQKKLFFRSKKILEIGKEVFLNTIS; encoded by the coding sequence ATGTTGCAATTGATTGATATTAGTTTCGCTTTCGCGAAAGCGGAAACTCTAAAAAATATTTCCCTAAAAATGAAACAGGGAGCTCATGTCGCTGTGATAGGGGAAAGCGGCTGTGGTAAAAGCACTCTCTTAGACATCGTTTACGGGTTGTTACAGGCACAAAAAGGTGTTGTCAAGTGGAATGATGAAGAGTTAGAGGGAGCAGACCACCATTTGGTGCCGGGGCATTCCATGATGAAATACGTGCCACAGGAATTTGACCTCATGCCTTTTACGAGCGTCTTTGAAAACGTAGGAGAGCATCTTTCTATTCAAATAGACGATCGAGTAAGTCGTATTGATGAATTGCTCGATGTAGTCGATATGAGCAGCTTTAAAAACCGCAAGGTGAAAACACTTTCTGGCGGACAGAAACAACGTGTAGCGATCGCAAAAGCACTCGCTCAGGAGCCTCAACTCTTATTGCTCGATGAACCATTCTCACACATCGATAACTTCAGGAAAAATGAGTTGCGTAGAAAACTTTTTGATTACCTGACCCATAATAATATCAGCTGTTTAGTAGCCACACATGATCGAGATGATGTGCTTTCTTTTTGTCATCAAACCATCATCATGAAGGAAGGTCAGATTATCGATTTTAGAGCGACAGCAGAGGTGTATGGAAGTCCATTAAGCACCTATACTGCAGCTTTGTTTGATGAGGTCAATGCGATTCCTAAGAACTGGTTGGATACTAAGGAGGATTTAATTCTGTACCCACACCAGTTGAAGGTTTCTAAAACTGGCTTTTCTGTGGAGGTACAACAGTCTTTTTTTCAAGGAGCAGATTATCTAATTACCGCACAAAAAGATCAAAAAAAGCTTTTTTTTAGATCAAAAAAGATCCTTGAAATAGGCAAAGAAGTGTTTTTAAACACGATTTCCTAG
- a CDS encoding molecular chaperone DjiA, whose product MSFFGYIAIFFVLRWIYTAFLSDGSSQQRRTQSGSPFQRSTTVSPQDFELNLLSLTSLVIKADGKITQNELDYVRQYFVGSYGKERANAIFKVFNEVVKKREVDAVKICNYLNARTRYESRLQILHFLFGIAQVDGHTSEAEIHVIYQIAGYLRLTERDFISIKAMFVKDQDNAYKILEIDKSVPDHEVKKAYRTMAKKYHPDKLMDMDEAYKKGAEEKFKKVQDAYETVRKERGIS is encoded by the coding sequence ATGTCATTTTTCGGCTATATAGCTATATTTTTTGTTCTCAGATGGATTTACACCGCTTTTCTAAGTGATGGGAGTTCCCAGCAAAGAAGAACCCAATCAGGAAGCCCTTTTCAGAGAAGTACTACGGTAAGCCCGCAGGATTTTGAATTGAATTTACTATCTCTTACCTCTTTAGTTATTAAAGCAGATGGTAAAATCACCCAAAACGAACTGGACTACGTAAGACAGTATTTTGTTGGTTCTTATGGTAAAGAAAGAGCTAACGCTATATTCAAAGTCTTTAATGAAGTGGTTAAAAAGCGCGAGGTCGATGCGGTAAAAATTTGCAATTACCTCAACGCCAGAACCAGGTATGAATCCAGATTACAAATCCTTCATTTTCTATTTGGCATTGCTCAGGTAGATGGTCATACAAGTGAAGCTGAAATTCACGTGATCTATCAAATAGCCGGCTACCTAAGACTCACAGAGCGCGATTTTATCTCGATCAAAGCTATGTTTGTAAAAGATCAAGATAACGCCTACAAGATTCTAGAAATCGATAAGTCCGTTCCTGATCATGAGGTAAAAAAAGCCTACCGCACCATGGCAAAGAAATACCATCCCGATAAATTAATGGATATGGATGAAGCCTATAAAAAAGGTGCTGAAGAGAAATTCAAAAAGGTTCAAGATGCCTATGAAACAGTGCGCAAAGAACGTGGAATAAGTTAA
- a CDS encoding aminotransferase class V-fold PLP-dependent enzyme, with amino-acid sequence MLDIKKIRADFPILNRKVNGQPLIYFDNAATSQKPIQVIDKIVEYYTLYNANIHRGVHALSQEATDHFESAREKVRAFFNIPLTKQVIFTSGNTHSINAVASGAHVFVKKGDEIIVSAVEHHSNIVPWQMLCERVGAALKVIPVLDDGQLDMDVYHKLLNSKTAFVVVNHISNALGVTNPVKEIIDAAHQYGAMTLIDGAQSCGHMKLDMQALGADFYTMSGHKMCGPTGIGILYGKEEALTSLPPYQGGGEMIDQVTFEKTTYAGLPHKFEAGTPNIAGGIALGAAIDYLNEIGMESIAAYEHKLLVYGTEQIKSIPGAKIYGDVTDKAAVISFNVASLHPYDIGTIIDKLGVAVRTGHHCAQPVMERFEIPGTIRASFAFYNTKEEIDVMVQALQRAVNMLS; translated from the coding sequence ATGCTAGATATCAAGAAAATAAGAGCCGATTTTCCTATTTTAAACCGAAAGGTAAACGGACAGCCATTGATCTATTTTGACAATGCCGCGACTTCTCAAAAACCTATACAGGTGATTGATAAAATCGTAGAGTATTATACCCTATACAACGCAAACATACACCGTGGTGTGCATGCCTTGAGTCAGGAAGCAACTGACCATTTTGAAAGTGCTCGTGAGAAAGTAAGAGCTTTTTTCAATATTCCTCTTACTAAACAGGTCATCTTTACTTCTGGAAATACCCATTCTATTAATGCCGTAGCAAGTGGCGCTCATGTCTTTGTAAAAAAAGGAGATGAAATCATTGTTAGTGCAGTAGAGCATCATTCAAATATTGTACCCTGGCAAATGCTTTGTGAACGGGTAGGAGCTGCTTTAAAAGTGATTCCGGTATTAGATGACGGACAGTTAGATATGGATGTTTATCACAAACTCCTCAATTCTAAAACTGCATTTGTAGTTGTAAATCATATTTCTAATGCACTAGGCGTTACCAACCCCGTTAAAGAAATCATAGACGCAGCGCATCAATACGGTGCGATGACCCTTATTGATGGAGCACAATCATGTGGCCATATGAAATTAGATATGCAAGCGCTCGGTGCTGACTTCTATACCATGTCTGGGCATAAAATGTGCGGTCCTACAGGAATAGGAATCCTTTATGGAAAAGAAGAAGCCTTAACCAGCTTACCTCCTTATCAAGGTGGTGGCGAGATGATTGATCAAGTAACATTTGAAAAAACAACCTACGCTGGATTGCCTCATAAATTTGAAGCGGGAACACCTAATATCGCTGGTGGAATTGCTTTAGGTGCTGCTATTGATTACCTAAATGAAATAGGTATGGAAAGCATCGCTGCTTATGAGCACAAGCTGCTAGTTTATGGAACAGAGCAAATCAAAAGTATTCCAGGCGCTAAAATTTATGGTGATGTAACTGACAAAGCTGCGGTCATTAGTTTTAATGTGGCTAGCCTGCATCCTTACGACATAGGAACGATTATAGATAAATTAGGAGTGGCCGTAAGAACCGGGCACCACTGTGCACAGCCTGTTATGGAACGTTTTGAAATTCCTGGGACCATTAGAGCCAGTTTTGCTTTTTACAATACTAAAGAAGAAATAGATGTTATGGTACAAGCTTTGCAGCGTGCTGTAAATATGTTATCTTGA
- a CDS encoding DUF2480 family protein: protein MTKEIINRVTSSKLKTFDLEDFYPPGPRTIIDISQWLLEGIVLVESRFRESLKTTDFSVYNNHYVAIHCSEDAIVPQWAWMLVQSHLYGIAKKVVYGSLEQLETEIYREVIASIDVSEFQDAPVIVKGCSNKPVPVAAYAMMTEKLQEVARSIMYGEACSSVPVFKRKK, encoded by the coding sequence ATGACAAAAGAAATCATCAATCGCGTTACAAGTTCTAAGTTAAAAACCTTTGACTTAGAAGATTTTTATCCGCCTGGACCTAGAACAATTATTGATATTTCTCAATGGTTGTTAGAGGGAATAGTGCTTGTGGAATCCCGCTTTCGCGAAAGCTTAAAAACAACAGACTTCTCCGTATATAACAATCATTACGTAGCTATCCATTGCAGTGAAGATGCCATTGTACCACAATGGGCGTGGATGCTGGTGCAAAGCCACCTTTATGGAATTGCTAAAAAAGTAGTTTATGGCTCTCTGGAACAATTAGAAACTGAAATTTATAGAGAAGTGATCGCAAGTATTGATGTGAGTGAGTTTCAAGACGCTCCAGTAATTGTAAAAGGCTGCTCTAACAAACCTGTTCCCGTTGCCGCGTACGCCATGATGACCGAGAAGTTACAAGAGGTAGCTCGATCTATTATGTACGGAGAAGCTTGCTCCTCTGTACCGGTTTTTAAACGTAAAAAATAG
- a CDS encoding component of SufBCD complex produces the protein MNRLIILSFLLLSVVSCKNDKDSTEETTVVKKITAEVLPEGQLVYRGEFIFIKDAAVLTTRNEIYAIAIDDKMRELDQVAKALKKTKFDMVNVVIHGTVKPNPIKAEIGEGWDKMVTITKIIEVTPATSADVIKTGKTLDIKEVK, from the coding sequence ATGAATCGATTGATTATTTTAAGTTTCTTGCTTTTAAGTGTAGTCTCTTGCAAAAATGATAAGGATTCTACAGAAGAAACAACTGTAGTCAAAAAAATCACTGCAGAAGTTCTTCCCGAAGGACAGCTAGTATACAGAGGTGAATTTATCTTTATCAAAGATGCTGCTGTACTCACTACAAGAAACGAAATTTATGCCATAGCAATCGACGATAAAATGAGGGAGCTAGATCAAGTAGCAAAAGCCTTGAAAAAAACCAAATTCGATATGGTAAACGTGGTGATTCACGGTACTGTAAAGCCCAACCCTATAAAAGCAGAGATCGGTGAAGGATGGGATAAAATGGTTACGATTACAAAAATTATAGAAGTAACTCCAGCAACTAGTGCCGATGTAATTAAGACTGGAAAAACATTAGATATTAAAGAAGTTAAATAA
- the sufC gene encoding Fe-S cluster assembly ATPase SufC: MLKIKDLKATIEGKEILSGINLEVNAGEVHAIMGPNGAGKSTLANIIAGRDEYEITGGDISLEGEDITELDPAERAHRGVFLSFQYPVEIPGVSVTNFMKTAINETRKAQGKDDMTAKDMLKMIREKSEMLAIDRKFLSRSLNEGFSGGEKKRNEIFQMAMLEPKLAILDETDSGLDIDALRIVANGVNKLKNKDNATIVITHYQRLLDYIVPDFVHVLYDGRIVKTGGKELAQELEKRGYDWIKEEVEA, from the coding sequence ATGTTAAAGATTAAAGACCTTAAAGCAACAATCGAAGGAAAAGAAATCCTGAGTGGAATCAATCTTGAAGTAAATGCAGGAGAAGTACACGCGATAATGGGACCTAATGGTGCTGGTAAATCCACCCTTGCAAATATTATTGCAGGACGTGATGAATATGAAATAACTGGAGGCGATATTTCTCTAGAAGGAGAAGACATTACAGAGTTGGATCCAGCAGAAAGAGCGCACAGAGGTGTTTTCCTTTCTTTTCAATATCCAGTGGAAATTCCAGGAGTATCGGTTACTAATTTTATGAAAACCGCTATCAATGAAACCCGCAAAGCCCAAGGAAAAGATGATATGACCGCTAAGGACATGTTAAAAATGATCCGTGAGAAATCTGAAATGTTAGCGATTGATCGCAAATTCCTTTCCCGTTCTTTGAATGAAGGATTTTCTGGAGGAGAGAAAAAACGTAACGAAATATTCCAGATGGCCATGTTAGAGCCTAAACTGGCAATTCTTGATGAAACCGACTCTGGACTAGACATCGATGCATTACGCATTGTTGCAAATGGAGTGAATAAATTAAAAAATAAAGACAACGCCACGATTGTTATTACCCACTATCAGCGCCTTTTAGATTATATCGTACCTGATTTTGTACATGTTTTATATGACGGTCGCATCGTTAAAACTGGCGGCAAAGAATTGGCGCAAGAATTAGAAAAACGCGGTTACGACTGGATCAAAGAAGAGGTAGAGGCTTAG
- a CDS encoding LEA type 2 family protein: MKKLLFLFTVLFLGSCKNPYEDIVFVEIKNPTLEKATLDQLDILATCVLYNPNSVAINLEEVDFDVYVNGDKTALIKQLEKVLMPANSEFEFPIRASVNPKEVYGEKGKGVLGAALQILASQKVDVKYEGSIKVGKGATHFRVPVVDSLSVPVNFNF, encoded by the coding sequence ATGAAAAAACTTTTGTTCCTATTCACCGTTTTATTTCTAGGCTCCTGCAAGAATCCTTATGAAGACATCGTTTTTGTAGAAATAAAAAATCCAACACTTGAAAAAGCAACATTAGATCAATTGGATATTTTGGCGACTTGTGTGCTTTATAACCCTAATAGCGTAGCCATAAATCTTGAAGAAGTAGATTTTGACGTATACGTTAATGGAGATAAAACAGCGCTTATAAAGCAATTGGAAAAGGTCCTTATGCCAGCCAACTCTGAATTTGAATTCCCTATAAGAGCATCGGTAAACCCTAAAGAAGTTTATGGTGAGAAAGGAAAAGGAGTTTTAGGAGCAGCCCTTCAAATACTCGCTAGTCAGAAAGTGGATGTAAAATATGAAGGAAGTATCAAGGTGGGTAAAGGAGCGACCCACTTTAGGGTTCCTGTGGTAGATAGCTTGAGTGTTCCTGTGAATTTTAATTTTTAA
- the sufD gene encoding Fe-S cluster assembly protein SufD yields MSFKDHILSSFIALENEVDTNSYVHHLRNEALNDFEQLGIPQRREEAYKYTSLKSLFNKEYVLFPKKETSISYGDIKKYLMHQIDAYRVIFIDGIYSSQLSQTTHEKFDVCLMSSALNNPKYATVIEKHYNKLATKDGLTSLNTAFAKEGAYIHIGNNIAVEKPIEIVYFSTGNEAQLMTQPRNLVVVGENSQVQVIERHQSLNDNEVLTNSVTEIYAAKRSLIDWYKIQNNRLSASLIDHTFAEQKDNSEVRIHTFSFGGKLTRNNLSFYQRGEHCNSVLNGVTIIEGKQHVDHSTLVHHTAPNCESFQEYKQIFDERAVGVFHGKVLVDKIAQKINAYQQNNNILVSDTSTINAKPQLEIFADDVKCSHGCTIGQLDEEALFYMQARGIPKKEARALLMFAFANSVLETVKIPEIKSRITKLIAMKLGVEIGFDL; encoded by the coding sequence ATGAGTTTTAAAGACCATATCCTTTCTTCTTTTATTGCCCTAGAAAATGAGGTAGATACCAATAGCTACGTGCATCATTTACGCAACGAAGCATTGAACGATTTTGAACAACTAGGAATACCACAACGTCGAGAAGAAGCCTACAAATACACTTCCTTAAAGTCTCTATTCAACAAAGAATACGTGCTTTTCCCTAAAAAAGAAACAAGTATTTCTTATGGAGATATCAAAAAATACCTCATGCACCAAATTGATGCATATCGAGTGATATTTATTGATGGTATTTATAGTTCGCAACTTTCTCAAACGACCCATGAAAAATTTGACGTTTGTTTGATGTCTAGTGCATTGAATAATCCTAAGTACGCGACAGTAATAGAAAAACATTACAACAAGCTTGCTACTAAAGATGGGCTTACATCCTTAAACACGGCATTTGCTAAGGAAGGAGCTTACATACATATAGGTAACAACATCGCAGTAGAGAAACCTATTGAGATCGTTTATTTCTCTACAGGAAATGAAGCTCAGTTGATGACACAACCCCGCAACCTTGTTGTGGTAGGAGAGAATTCTCAAGTACAAGTTATTGAAAGACACCAAAGTCTGAATGATAACGAGGTGCTGACCAATAGCGTTACAGAAATTTATGCTGCAAAGCGTTCCTTAATAGATTGGTATAAAATCCAAAATAATCGTTTGAGTGCCTCGTTAATAGATCACACCTTTGCTGAGCAAAAGGACAATTCCGAAGTGCGTATTCACACCTTCTCTTTTGGAGGGAAATTGACTCGTAATAACTTGAGTTTTTACCAGCGAGGAGAGCATTGTAATTCTGTTCTTAATGGCGTAACCATTATAGAAGGAAAACAACACGTAGATCATTCCACGCTTGTTCATCATACAGCTCCTAATTGTGAAAGCTTCCAAGAATATAAACAGATTTTTGACGAGCGTGCCGTAGGAGTCTTTCACGGTAAAGTTCTGGTAGATAAAATTGCTCAAAAGATCAATGCCTACCAACAAAACAACAACATTTTAGTAAGTGATACTTCTACCATCAATGCAAAACCTCAATTGGAGATTTTTGCTGACGATGTGAAATGTTCCCACGGATGTACTATAGGCCAGCTCGATGAAGAAGCATTGTTTTACATGCAAGCCCGAGGGATTCCTAAAAAAGAAGCTCGTGCTTTATTGATGTTTGCTTTTGCTAACAGCGTATTAGAAACCGTAAAAATCCCAGAGATTAAATCTCGTATTACGAAACTTATCGCGATGAAGTTAGGTGTGGAAATAGGATTTGATCTGTAA
- a CDS encoding iron-sulfur cluster assembly protein, whose protein sequence is MEEINGQEIGEKVVKVLKTIYDPEIPVDIYELGLIYDVMVSSDGDVKILMTLTSPNCPVAETLPVEVEEKVKTLKEVNDAEVEITFDPPWNKDLISEEAKLELGML, encoded by the coding sequence ATGGAAGAAATTAACGGACAAGAAATAGGAGAAAAAGTAGTAAAAGTACTCAAGACCATTTACGATCCAGAAATACCAGTAGATATTTACGAACTAGGATTGATCTACGATGTTATGGTAAGCAGTGATGGTGACGTAAAAATACTCATGACGTTAACGTCGCCTAATTGCCCAGTGGCCGAAACGCTGCCAGTAGAAGTAGAAGAAAAAGTAAAAACCCTTAAAGAGGTAAATGATGCAGAAGTGGAAATCACTTTTGACCCGCCATGGAATAAAGATTTGATAAGTGAAGAGGCAAAGTTAGAATTAGGAATGCTCTAG
- a CDS encoding META domain-containing protein: protein MKLATILLAFISIIITSCKDMKDADGDYKVTTVRSNDYSKYDITLSIEMGEENKISGKSACNQYFGSFKNPEKNQIEVGLLAGTKMYCSDLDEIEKEYKNQLSKAASVEVTKTGINLLDEKGKIIIVAVKKEDK, encoded by the coding sequence ATGAAACTAGCAACAATACTATTAGCTTTTATATCTATAATCATCACAAGCTGCAAAGACATGAAGGATGCAGACGGAGATTATAAGGTTACCACGGTAAGAAGCAACGACTACTCTAAGTACGATATCACTTTGTCTATAGAAATGGGTGAAGAAAACAAGATTTCAGGAAAATCTGCTTGTAATCAATATTTTGGAAGCTTTAAAAACCCTGAAAAAAATCAAATTGAAGTGGGATTACTCGCGGGAACAAAAATGTACTGTAGCGACCTTGATGAAATAGAAAAAGAGTATAAGAATCAGTTGTCAAAAGCAGCCTCTGTAGAAGTTACCAAGACAGGCATCAACCTTCTTGATGAAAAAGGAAAAATAATTATAGTTGCAGTAAAAAAAGAAGATAAATAA
- a CDS encoding SufE family protein, which produces MASIQEIQEEIVEEFSMFDDWMQRYEYMIDLGKSLPLIDESLKTEDRIIKGCQSKVWVNAALESDKIAFTADSDAIITKGIIAILIRAWSGQKPADIIAANTNFIDEIGLKEHLSPTRANGLVSMIKQLKMYAIAYQTQVN; this is translated from the coding sequence ATGGCGAGTATTCAAGAAATACAAGAAGAGATAGTTGAAGAGTTTTCCATGTTTGACGACTGGATGCAGCGTTATGAATACATGATCGATTTGGGGAAAAGTCTTCCTTTAATTGATGAAAGTTTAAAAACAGAAGACCGTATTATAAAAGGTTGCCAGTCTAAAGTATGGGTAAATGCAGCGCTAGAATCTGATAAAATTGCCTTTACAGCAGACAGTGATGCAATTATTACCAAAGGTATCATTGCCATTCTCATAAGAGCATGGTCTGGTCAAAAACCAGCAGATATTATCGCGGCCAACACCAATTTTATAGATGAAATAGGGCTCAAAGAACACCTTTCCCCTACAAGAGCAAATGGACTTGTTTCCATGATCAAACAATTAAAAATGTATGCGATCGCATACCAAACACAAGTCAACTAA
- a CDS encoding prolyl oligopeptidase family serine peptidase: MKKWLVGAAALVVLISCKEEEKKQTSMAMTYPQTKKVDTVDVYHGVEVADPYRWLEDDRSEETEAWVKDQNKTTQAFLSKISYRDEIKKRLTELWNYEKVSAPFIEGDYAYFYKNDGLQNQYVIYRYLKDSDPETAEVFLDPNTFSEKGTTSLGGTSFTKDGSLFAYSISEGGSDWRKVIVLDVNSMEQIGDTIVDIKFSGTSWKGNEGFFYSSYDKPKGSELSAMTDQHKLYYHKMGTPQSEDKVIFGGTPDQKYRYVGGSVTEDQKYLVVSGSTSTNGGKMWMKELYTPNAPLIAVVDNFETNTYLLHNEGTQLWLVTDDNAPNKRIVTTDFSNPVQETWKDVIPETEHVLSPSTAGGYIFTEYMVDAVSQVKQYNYDGSLVREVKLPGIGNVGGFGAKEEDKTLYYSFTNYTTPGSTYLYDIKEGTSKLYRKPDIKFNSEDFESKQIFYSSKDGTKIPMIISYRKGLVLDGKNPTILYGYGGFNISLNPGFSVTQAAWMDLGGVYAVANLRGGGEYGKKWHDAGTKMQKQNVFDDFIAAGEWLKDNKYTDTKHLAIQGGSNGGLLVGATMTQRPDLAGVAFPAVGVLDMLRYNKFTAGAGWAYDYGTAEDNPEMFEYLKGYSPLHNIKQGVSYPATLVTTGDHDDRVVPAHSFKFAAELQSKQAGNAPTLIRIETDAGHGAGKSTEQQIQERTDIYAFGLYNMGYEKLPDLKSQVKM, translated from the coding sequence ATGAAAAAATGGCTAGTGGGAGCAGCAGCTCTAGTGGTATTAATTTCCTGTAAGGAAGAAGAGAAAAAACAAACAAGTATGGCAATGACCTATCCGCAAACAAAAAAAGTGGATACCGTAGATGTGTATCATGGAGTAGAAGTAGCAGATCCTTACCGATGGCTAGAAGACGATCGCAGTGAAGAAACAGAAGCATGGGTAAAAGATCAAAATAAAACCACTCAAGCCTTCCTTTCTAAAATCTCCTACAGAGACGAGATCAAAAAACGACTTACAGAGCTTTGGAATTATGAGAAAGTTAGCGCTCCGTTTATAGAAGGAGACTATGCGTATTTCTATAAAAATGATGGGCTACAAAATCAATACGTTATTTATAGATATCTAAAAGACAGCGATCCAGAAACTGCTGAGGTGTTTTTAGATCCTAATACCTTTAGCGAGAAAGGAACCACTTCTTTAGGAGGAACCAGCTTTACTAAAGACGGTTCTTTATTTGCCTATTCTATTAGTGAAGGGGGTAGTGATTGGAGAAAAGTAATCGTACTGGATGTTAACTCTATGGAACAGATAGGTGACACGATAGTAGATATAAAATTTTCAGGAACCTCATGGAAAGGAAACGAGGGTTTCTTCTATTCCAGTTATGATAAGCCTAAAGGAAGTGAACTCAGTGCTATGACTGATCAACATAAATTGTATTACCACAAAATGGGGACCCCACAAAGTGAAGACAAAGTGATCTTTGGCGGTACACCAGACCAAAAATACCGTTACGTAGGAGGTAGCGTTACAGAAGATCAAAAATATTTGGTCGTCTCTGGAAGTACTTCTACAAATGGAGGAAAAATGTGGATGAAGGAATTGTATACCCCAAATGCACCTTTAATTGCTGTAGTGGATAATTTTGAAACCAACACCTACCTGTTGCACAATGAGGGAACTCAACTGTGGTTGGTAACAGATGACAATGCACCTAATAAAAGAATAGTAACTACAGACTTTTCAAATCCTGTTCAGGAAACTTGGAAAGATGTCATCCCAGAAACAGAACACGTACTTTCTCCCTCTACTGCTGGAGGTTATATTTTTACAGAATACATGGTAGATGCTGTTTCTCAAGTAAAACAATACAACTATGACGGTTCTTTGGTAAGAGAAGTAAAACTTCCGGGTATAGGAAATGTAGGTGGTTTTGGTGCAAAAGAAGAAGACAAAACTTTGTATTACAGTTTTACTAATTATACCACTCCAGGAAGTACTTATTTGTACGATATTAAAGAAGGAACTTCAAAACTCTACCGCAAGCCAGACATCAAGTTTAATAGTGAAGACTTTGAAAGCAAGCAAATTTTTTATTCCTCAAAGGACGGCACAAAAATCCCTATGATTATCTCCTATAGAAAAGGATTGGTGTTGGATGGTAAGAACCCAACCATACTTTATGGATATGGAGGTTTTAATATCTCTTTAAACCCTGGTTTTTCTGTGACACAGGCTGCGTGGATGGACTTGGGCGGTGTTTATGCTGTGGCTAACCTGCGTGGAGGAGGAGAATATGGTAAAAAGTGGCACGATGCGGGAACTAAAATGCAAAAACAAAACGTATTTGACGATTTTATTGCTGCAGGAGAGTGGTTAAAAGACAACAAGTATACAGATACAAAACACCTGGCTATTCAAGGAGGTTCAAACGGAGGGCTTTTAGTAGGAGCTACCATGACTCAACGTCCTGATCTTGCTGGCGTGGCATTTCCTGCTGTAGGAGTACTGGACATGTTGCGGTACAATAAATTTACTGCTGGTGCCGGATGGGCTTACGATTATGGAACGGCTGAGGACAATCCAGAAATGTTTGAATACTTAAAAGGGTATTCTCCATTGCACAATATTAAACAAGGGGTTTCCTATCCTGCGACCTTAGTGACTACTGGAGATCATGATGACCGTGTAGTTCCTGCACATTCTTTTAAATTTGCTGCAGAGTTGCAATCAAAGCAAGCGGGAAATGCACCTACATTGATCAGAATAGAAACTGACGCAGGTCATGGGGCGGGTAAATCTACAGAGCAACAGATTCAAGAACGTACAGATATTTACGCTTTTGGCCTTTATAATATGGGCTATGAGAAGCTTCCAGACCTAAAGTCTCAAGTAAAGATGTAA